Proteins from one Nakamurella multipartita DSM 44233 genomic window:
- the cysD gene encoding sulfate adenylyltransferase subunit CysD yields the protein MTATADGLATRRVASPHLRALESESIHILREVAGQFDKPVILFSAGKDSVLVLHLARKAFHPAPLPFSLLHVDTGHNFPEVLAFRDRVVAEGGLRLAVAKVQDWIDDGRLSERPDGTRNPLQTVPLVDTIVAEKYDAVIGGARRDEERARAKERIFSLRDAFGGWDPRKQRPELWGLYNGKHAPGEHVRVFPLSNWTELDVWNYIEAEGIDLPEIYYAHQREVFSRNGMWLTPGEWGGPAKGETLQRRWVRYRTVGDMSCTGAVDSQATDVQAVIEEIIATRITERGATRADDKLGEAAMEDRKREGYF from the coding sequence ATGACGGCCACCGCCGACGGCCTGGCCACCCGGCGGGTCGCCAGCCCGCACCTGCGGGCGCTGGAGTCCGAGTCCATCCACATCCTGCGGGAGGTGGCCGGGCAGTTCGACAAGCCGGTCATCCTGTTCTCCGCCGGCAAGGACTCGGTGCTCGTGCTGCACCTGGCCCGTAAGGCGTTCCACCCGGCGCCGCTGCCGTTCTCGCTGCTGCACGTGGACACCGGGCACAACTTCCCCGAGGTACTGGCCTTCCGGGACCGGGTGGTCGCCGAGGGCGGCCTGCGGCTGGCCGTGGCCAAGGTGCAGGACTGGATCGACGACGGTCGGCTCAGCGAGCGTCCCGACGGCACCCGCAACCCGCTGCAGACGGTGCCGTTGGTCGACACCATCGTCGCCGAGAAGTACGACGCGGTGATCGGGGGCGCCCGCCGCGACGAGGAACGGGCCCGGGCCAAGGAGCGGATCTTCTCGCTGCGGGACGCCTTCGGCGGCTGGGATCCGCGCAAGCAGCGGCCCGAGCTGTGGGGCCTGTACAACGGCAAGCACGCGCCGGGCGAGCACGTCCGGGTGTTCCCGCTGTCCAACTGGACCGAGCTGGACGTCTGGAACTACATCGAGGCCGAGGGCATCGACCTGCCCGAGATCTACTACGCCCACCAGCGAGAGGTCTTCTCGCGCAACGGCATGTGGCTGACCCCCGGTGAGTGGGGCGGCCCGGCCAAGGGGGAGACCCTGCAGCGCCGCTGGGTTCGGTACCGCACCGTCGGCGACATGTCCTGCACCGGCGCCGTCGATTCGCAGGCCACCGACGTCCAGGCGGTCATCGAGGAGATCATCGCCACCCGGATTACCGAGCGCGGCGCCACCCGGGCCGACGACAAGCTCGGTGAGGCCGCCATGGAGGACCGCAAGCGCGAGGGATACTTCTAG